A stretch of Cicer arietinum cultivar CDC Frontier isolate Library 1 chromosome 5, Cicar.CDCFrontier_v2.0, whole genome shotgun sequence DNA encodes these proteins:
- the LOC101510160 gene encoding protein BRASSINAZOLE-RESISTANT 1, producing the protein MASDGATSAASSRRKPSWRERENNRRRERRRRAIAAKIYAGLRSQGNYNLPKHCDNNEVLKALCVEAGWTVEEDGTTYRKGSRAITPGDGSGTCTRNNPFSSQNPSPLSSSFPSPIHSYQVSPSSSSFPSPSRIDTNNNTSNLIPFVRNVFPMSLPPLRISNSAPVTPPISSPTSRNPKPMIPTWDSIAKASVASFNHPFFAASAPTSPSHRHLYTPPTIPECDESDTSTVESGQWLNFQQAFANSAKSVSPTLNFMKPVIIEQQNNLLPDNRIRELRISEPEFGVQVVKPWVGERIHEVGLDDLELTLGNGKAPS; encoded by the exons ATGGCTTCTGACGGAGCTACGTCGGCGGCGAGCAGTAGGAGGAAACCGTCGTGGAGGGAGAGAGAGAACAACAGGAGGAGAGAGAGACGGAGGAGAGCTATAGCTGCGAAGATATACGCGGGATTGAGGTCTCAGGGAAATTACAATTTACCCAAACACTGTGATAATAATGAAGTTTTGAAGGCTCTTTGTGTTGAAGCTGGTTGGACTGTTGAAGAAGATGGCACTACCTATCGCAAG GGATCAAGGGCAATAACACCAGGAGATGGTTCAGGAACTTGTACAAGAAACAATCCATTTTCATCTCAAAATCCAAGTCCTCTTTCATCATCATTTCCGAGTCCAATCCATTCATACCAAGTTAGCCCCTCTTCCTCTTCATTTCCGAGCCCGTCTCGAATAGACACAAACAACAACACATCGAATCTCATTCCATTCGTTCGAAATGTGTTTCCAATGTCTCTCCCACCTTTAAGAATATCAAACAGCGCACCCGTGACACCGCCTATCTCATCACCAACCTCAAGAAATCCTAAACCCATGATTCCAACATGGGATTCAATTGCTAAAGCTTCAGTTGCATCCTTCAATCACCCTTTCTTTGCAGCTTCTGCACCCACTAGTCCATCACATCGTCACCTTTATACACCACCTACCATACCTGAATGTGATGAGTCTGATACTTCAACTGTTGAGTCTGGCCAGTGGTTGAATTTTCAACAAGCCTTCGCTAATTCTGCTAAATCAGTTTCACCCACATTGAACTTTATGAAACCTGTAATTATAGAGCAGCAGAACAATCTGCTTCCTGATAACAGAATTAGAGAGTTGAGGATTTCAGAGCCAGAGTTTGGGGTGCAGGTGGTGAAGCCTTGGGTTGGGGAAAGGATTCATGAAGTGGGATTGGATGATTTGGAGCTTACTCTTGGAAATGGTAAGGCACCTAGTTAA